In Novipirellula caenicola, one genomic interval encodes:
- a CDS encoding family 16 glycoside hydrolase, translated as MANTNVFTLAIVLSTIFGAVSPQTALAQSSESDPAPAAVPSESQAKVDEKTDNEKGIAAKNWKPLEGSWVVCQFGGDGEVEIKGNSAKIGYGDPLSGIRWEGDVLRENYEIALEARRTEGYDFFCGLTFPVGESKVSLIMGGWGGGILGISNIDDNDASQNATTQFRNFDNDKWYKVRARVTDNAIECWIDGKKLIDQPREGHVFDIRAEMEQCEPLGVAAFQCDSEIRNMRVRQLTAEDLASQNQDESDDAVSETDTATKEAATKDDAKQKEKESK; from the coding sequence ATGGCAAACACCAACGTTTTCACGCTGGCGATCGTTCTTTCGACGATATTTGGGGCGGTCTCGCCGCAGACGGCTCTGGCCCAATCATCCGAATCCGACCCGGCCCCTGCAGCGGTTCCATCGGAATCCCAAGCGAAGGTTGATGAGAAAACTGATAACGAAAAAGGAATCGCTGCGAAGAATTGGAAACCGCTGGAAGGTTCCTGGGTAGTTTGTCAATTTGGGGGTGATGGGGAAGTCGAAATCAAAGGCAATTCGGCCAAGATCGGTTACGGCGACCCGCTGTCGGGGATTCGTTGGGAAGGCGACGTGTTGCGAGAAAACTACGAGATTGCACTCGAAGCCCGCCGGACCGAAGGGTACGACTTCTTTTGCGGTTTGACGTTCCCGGTGGGCGAGTCCAAGGTCAGCTTGATCATGGGCGGTTGGGGCGGCGGGATCCTGGGGATCAGCAACATCGACGACAATGACGCCAGCCAGAATGCGACGACCCAATTTCGCAACTTTGACAATGACAAGTGGTACAAGGTGCGTGCTCGCGTGACCGACAACGCCATCGAGTGCTGGATCGACGGCAAAAAATTGATCGATCAACCGCGGGAGGGGCACGTCTTTGATATTCGTGCCGAGATGGAGCAGTGTGAACCGTTGGGAGTGGCCGCATTTCAATGCGATTCCGAGATTCGCAACATGCGGGTCCGCCAATTGACGGCAGAGGATCTAGCGTCTCAAAATCAGGACGAATCCGACGACGCTGTTTCCGAAACGGACACCGCCACAAAAGAAGCTGCCACAAAAGACGATGCGAAGCAAAAGGAAAAGGAATCGAAGTGA
- a CDS encoding glutamate-5-semialdehyde dehydrogenase: protein MSTTAATPEIAQYCLQTAEAARAASYQLASLDAEVKNRWLRHAADALVAASDMIIQENEKDLAAAPDYGLTDAAIDRLRLDAGRIKSIATGLEEIAMLPDPVGEVIEGHTRPGGLQILKRRVPLGVVFFIYESRPNVTADAAGICVKSGNAVILRGGKEAIHSSKAIVKVLGESAEACGVPKDAVQLVSTTDRQAVGEFLSLGELIDVTIPRGGEGLIRRVAAEATMPVIKHFDGNCHVYVDQDADIEMAVNIIENAKCQRMGVCNACESLLVHEKIAADALPAIAKRLTERGVEIRADERAITWIDNALPATDEDWSTEYLGPTISVAVVGSIEDAAAHINRYGSHHTDAIVTGDLRAAETFTTLVDSAAVMVNASTRFNDGSVFGLGAEIGISTDKFHARGPCGLRELTTYKYIVRGDGHVRT, encoded by the coding sequence ATGTCGACGACTGCTGCTACCCCTGAAATCGCTCAATATTGCCTACAAACCGCAGAAGCCGCACGCGCGGCCTCGTATCAACTTGCGTCGCTGGATGCGGAGGTCAAAAACCGCTGGCTTCGCCATGCTGCCGATGCTTTGGTAGCTGCCAGCGACATGATTATCCAGGAAAATGAAAAAGATCTCGCGGCGGCCCCGGATTACGGTTTGACCGATGCCGCGATCGATCGATTGCGATTGGATGCGGGGCGGATCAAGTCGATTGCCACCGGACTCGAAGAAATCGCGATGCTTCCTGATCCTGTTGGCGAAGTGATCGAAGGACACACGCGGCCGGGGGGACTGCAAATTCTGAAGCGACGGGTTCCTCTCGGAGTCGTCTTCTTCATCTACGAAAGTCGGCCCAATGTGACCGCGGACGCCGCAGGCATTTGTGTCAAAAGCGGCAATGCCGTCATCTTGCGTGGTGGGAAAGAGGCGATCCACAGCAGCAAAGCGATCGTCAAAGTGTTAGGCGAATCGGCCGAAGCATGCGGGGTCCCCAAGGACGCCGTTCAATTGGTCTCGACCACCGACCGACAAGCCGTCGGCGAATTCTTGTCGCTTGGCGAGTTGATTGATGTGACGATCCCTCGTGGCGGTGAAGGATTGATTCGCCGCGTTGCCGCCGAAGCGACGATGCCGGTCATCAAACACTTTGACGGCAATTGCCACGTCTATGTCGACCAAGATGCGGATATCGAGATGGCGGTCAACATCATCGAAAACGCCAAATGCCAGCGAATGGGCGTGTGCAATGCCTGTGAATCGCTGTTGGTGCACGAGAAAATCGCGGCCGACGCGCTTCCCGCCATCGCCAAACGATTGACCGAGCGAGGTGTCGAAATTCGCGCCGATGAACGCGCGATTACCTGGATCGACAATGCGTTGCCAGCGACCGACGAAGATTGGTCGACTGAATATCTAGGACCCACGATCAGTGTCGCGGTCGTCGGATCGATCGAGGACGCCGCCGCCCATATCAATCGCTACGGTTCCCATCACACCGATGCGATCGTGACCGGCGATCTGCGTGCCGCCGAAACCTTTACCACACTGGTCGACAGCGCGGCGGTGATGGTCAACGCCAGCACTCGATTTAACGACGGCAGCGTGTTCGGGTTGGGCGCCGAGATTGGCATCTCGACTGATAAATTTCACGCGCGTGGCCCTTGTGGTCTTCGCGAATTGACCACCTATAAATACATCGTCCGCGGCGACGGCCACGTGCGAACTTAG
- a CDS encoding VanZ family protein → MSSAPAYPNMGTSMQSITKKTILGFRLAIFALAGYWLVIFVLTHIPSSMMKPPKISDKIMHFMAFGGLGMLMCYVTTSDRLIRRFSMIAIIGMSYAAIDEYTQGFVRGRSPDPMDFVADTAGILSAIAVYATLRGIYYLWKSRAALA, encoded by the coding sequence ATGTCTTCTGCTCCAGCTTATCCCAACATGGGGACATCGATGCAGTCTATCACGAAAAAAACGATCCTTGGTTTCCGGTTAGCGATCTTTGCGTTGGCCGGGTATTGGTTGGTTATTTTCGTGCTCACCCATATTCCTAGCTCGATGATGAAACCGCCCAAGATCAGCGACAAGATCATGCATTTCATGGCTTTCGGGGGGCTGGGGATGCTGATGTGTTACGTGACGACCTCGGATCGGTTGATTCGGCGATTTAGCATGATTGCGATCATTGGTATGAGCTACGCAGCGATCGACGAATACACCCAAGGCTTTGTCCGCGGCCGATCGCCCGATCCGATGGATTTTGTCGCCGACACCGCAGGCATCCTGTCGGCGATAGCCGTCTACGCGACGCTGCGGGGCATTTATTACCTCTGGAAATCACGAGCCGCGTTGGCTTAG
- the fliM gene encoding flagellar motor switch protein FliM — translation MSDESLSQNQVESLLKAMETVDGPARDATDSDAAEAKQNETSAVPPRGKTAHQKVSGLLPEGTRVTSYDFKRPERVGKDQMRAMHSLHETLARNYGASMSGLLRTMTEVKLLSVDQLTYSEFVFSLDNPSCFSVLKPSPLEGHWILDVAPTLSYAVIDRMLGGDPKPGEAIRRPLTEIETRLIRRIVDLFLEQLKVTWENIVELEFDIDRMESNPQLVQIVPPNEVIILVGFEVMLGKNRGMMNLCIPFNTIEGFNSQLSRNGWVGYGKGKPTEKSRERISTSIETAPVDVVVTLARSKIRTGDLLELSVGDVITTEKEVNSPLELSIQDVPKFNARAGAFKGKKAVRIESILESKRIPPEEEPE, via the coding sequence ATGTCAGACGAATCGCTCAGCCAGAACCAAGTCGAAAGCTTGCTCAAAGCGATGGAAACAGTCGATGGACCGGCGCGGGATGCGACCGATTCCGATGCCGCCGAAGCAAAGCAGAACGAGACATCGGCCGTACCACCGCGTGGGAAAACGGCCCATCAGAAAGTGTCGGGACTGCTGCCCGAGGGCACGCGAGTCACCTCGTACGACTTCAAACGTCCTGAACGCGTTGGCAAGGACCAAATGCGGGCGATGCATTCGCTGCACGAAACGCTGGCCCGAAACTATGGCGCGTCGATGTCCGGTTTGTTGCGGACCATGACCGAAGTCAAACTGCTAAGCGTCGACCAGCTGACCTACAGCGAGTTCGTCTTCAGCCTGGACAACCCCAGCTGCTTTAGCGTGCTGAAACCAAGCCCGCTCGAAGGCCACTGGATCCTTGACGTCGCTCCGACGCTTTCCTACGCCGTGATCGACCGCATGCTCGGCGGCGATCCCAAGCCAGGTGAGGCGATTCGGCGACCGCTGACCGAAATCGAAACACGACTGATTCGCCGCATCGTCGACCTGTTTCTCGAACAACTCAAAGTCACATGGGAAAACATCGTCGAACTCGAATTCGACATCGACCGGATGGAGAGCAATCCCCAGCTGGTGCAAATCGTTCCACCGAACGAAGTCATCATCTTGGTCGGATTCGAAGTCATGCTGGGCAAGAACCGGGGCATGATGAATCTGTGTATCCCGTTCAACACGATCGAAGGTTTCAACTCCCAATTGTCGCGTAATGGCTGGGTCGGTTACGGCAAAGGAAAGCCAACGGAAAAATCACGCGAACGGATTTCCACCAGCATCGAAACGGCTCCGGTGGATGTTGTCGTCACCTTGGCGAGGTCTAAAATCCGCACCGGAGATTTATTGGAACTGTCGGTCGGCGACGTGATCACGACCGAGAAGGAAGTCAACTCGCCACTGGAGCTGTCGATCCAAGACGTCCCCAAATTCAACGCCCGCGCCGGTGCGTTCAAAGGCAAAAAAGCAGTCCGCATCGAATCGATCCTCGAATCCAAACGCATCCCGCCCGAAGAAGAACCCGAGTAG
- a CDS encoding CusA/CzcA family heavy metal efflux RND transporter, with protein MLQKLIEFCLENRFIVLAVTFLMAVAGVKSAIELPIDAVPDMTNVQVTVITDAGSLSPVEVEQYITYPVESTMGGLPNVAEVRSVSKFGVSVVTIVFDEGTDIYFARQVVTERLPAATAAIPPGYGTPELGPLTTALGEILQFEVRGDDYTPMQLRTMLEWEIAPKLREVRGVTEINTHGGFYKTFEIRPNPDAMVSNNVTLRDLFSRVEENNGSTGGGYVVYHDEQRFIRGEALLQDVDDIRSIVVRRNQDGVPILLSDIAEVEIAPMTRQGAVTRDGRGEAVTGLVMMLIGENSREVVEQVKTRIDEIVPTLAPGVRLEITYDRSALIGRTLKTVMKNLIEGGLLVILVLLVMLGSFRAGLIVALAIPLSMLFAANLMYATAISASLMSLGAIDFGLIVDSSVIMIENCMHKLSHNVGNARKRVEVIRDACIEVRKPTMFGELIIAVVYVPVLLLEGTEGKLFRPMAMTVLFALFGSLILSMTLMPTLAAIALPRNLTDKDVFFVRWVKAIYRPLVHRAIAAPALTALIALAVFGISVPVAMRLGAEFMPRLEEGDLLIEAVRLPSATIEGATQMSTEIETILMKFPEVKTVFCKTGRPEIANDVMGVHQTDVWVILKPHDQWREGTTRDDLIAEMDEQLNERVAGVAFGFTQPIEMRVDELVAGVKSDVAVLLYGNDLDVLAKKSKEIESVLKMIPGSADVRADYQANLQTWSIRPNREALARYGINASEVLGAIESLGGRNVGTIIDGRARYPILVRIPEEWRKNESLLRQLPVDSVGGRIVPLGELADLKLEETPPSVEHDNVRRRTFVAANVRARDVASFVGDAKQAVAEQVELPVGYEIRWGGDFENLQSASRRLLVITPIVLLLIFLLLHTTFHRVSLAMLIFMAVPMAASGGIFALALREMPFSISAGVGFIALFGVAVLNGLVWVSAAENARLAGLPMDQVTEQTALNRLRPVLMTALVASFGFIPMAFSTSDGAEMQRPLATVVIGGLITSTLLTGFVIPAIYPWFAKEVKSGEDEANVPA; from the coding sequence ATGTTACAAAAACTAATCGAATTTTGCCTCGAGAACCGCTTCATCGTCCTGGCCGTCACCTTTTTGATGGCTGTCGCTGGTGTCAAAAGTGCGATCGAATTGCCGATCGATGCGGTGCCCGATATGACCAACGTCCAGGTCACGGTGATCACCGACGCCGGTTCGCTTTCGCCAGTCGAAGTGGAGCAGTACATCACCTATCCGGTCGAATCGACGATGGGCGGATTGCCAAACGTCGCCGAGGTTCGCAGTGTGTCAAAGTTCGGAGTCTCAGTCGTCACCATTGTGTTTGACGAGGGCACTGATATTTATTTCGCTCGTCAAGTGGTTACCGAGCGATTGCCAGCGGCCACCGCCGCGATCCCGCCCGGCTACGGGACGCCGGAATTAGGTCCGCTGACGACGGCGCTGGGTGAAATCTTGCAGTTTGAGGTGCGAGGCGATGACTACACGCCGATGCAATTACGGACGATGTTGGAATGGGAAATTGCACCCAAGTTGCGCGAAGTGCGTGGCGTGACCGAGATCAATACGCACGGTGGTTTCTACAAGACGTTTGAGATTCGCCCTAACCCCGATGCAATGGTCAGCAATAACGTCACGCTCCGTGATCTGTTTAGCCGGGTCGAAGAGAACAATGGATCGACTGGTGGAGGCTACGTCGTGTACCACGATGAACAGAGGTTTATTCGCGGCGAAGCCTTGTTGCAAGACGTGGATGATATCCGCAGTATTGTCGTTCGCCGTAATCAGGACGGCGTGCCGATCTTGTTGTCGGATATTGCCGAGGTCGAGATCGCTCCGATGACGCGGCAGGGCGCCGTCACTCGCGATGGTCGCGGTGAAGCGGTTACCGGATTGGTGATGATGTTGATTGGCGAAAATTCACGTGAAGTGGTCGAGCAAGTGAAGACCCGAATCGACGAGATTGTGCCGACACTCGCCCCCGGCGTTCGACTCGAAATCACCTATGACCGATCCGCGTTGATTGGCCGGACGTTAAAAACGGTGATGAAAAATCTGATCGAAGGGGGATTGCTGGTCATCTTGGTGTTGCTGGTGATGTTGGGCAGTTTTCGAGCCGGATTGATCGTCGCGCTTGCCATCCCGTTGTCGATGTTGTTCGCAGCGAACTTGATGTATGCCACTGCAATTTCGGCGAGCTTGATGAGCTTAGGAGCCATCGACTTTGGACTGATCGTCGACTCGTCGGTGATCATGATCGAAAATTGCATGCACAAACTTTCGCATAACGTGGGCAACGCTCGCAAGCGTGTCGAGGTGATTCGCGATGCCTGTATCGAAGTGCGGAAGCCGACGATGTTTGGCGAACTGATCATTGCGGTGGTGTACGTCCCGGTACTGTTGCTTGAAGGAACCGAAGGGAAATTGTTTCGGCCGATGGCGATGACAGTTTTATTTGCGTTGTTTGGATCGCTGATTCTATCGATGACGTTGATGCCCACACTCGCTGCGATCGCGCTGCCTCGTAATCTGACGGACAAAGATGTCTTTTTCGTTCGCTGGGTCAAAGCGATTTATCGCCCTTTGGTCCATCGTGCCATCGCGGCTCCGGCGCTGACGGCGCTGATCGCGTTGGCAGTGTTTGGTATCAGCGTGCCGGTGGCAATGCGATTAGGAGCGGAGTTCATGCCGCGGCTCGAAGAAGGTGACTTGCTGATCGAAGCCGTTCGGTTACCCAGTGCGACGATCGAAGGGGCAACGCAGATGAGCACCGAGATCGAAACGATCTTGATGAAATTTCCGGAGGTGAAAACGGTCTTTTGCAAAACCGGACGTCCAGAAATTGCCAACGATGTGATGGGAGTTCACCAAACCGACGTGTGGGTGATTTTAAAACCGCATGACCAGTGGCGTGAAGGGACGACACGTGATGATTTGATTGCCGAAATGGACGAGCAGTTAAACGAGCGTGTCGCTGGGGTGGCATTTGGGTTTACCCAGCCAATTGAGATGCGAGTCGACGAATTGGTTGCTGGGGTCAAATCCGATGTCGCCGTGTTGTTGTACGGAAACGACTTGGATGTGTTGGCAAAGAAGTCCAAAGAGATCGAAAGTGTGTTGAAGATGATTCCCGGTTCCGCGGACGTGCGTGCCGATTATCAAGCTAATTTACAAACGTGGTCGATCCGTCCCAACCGCGAAGCGTTGGCTCGTTACGGAATCAACGCCTCGGAGGTTTTGGGAGCAATCGAATCGTTGGGGGGACGTAATGTCGGCACGATCATCGACGGCCGAGCACGTTACCCGATCTTGGTGCGAATCCCCGAAGAGTGGCGAAAGAATGAATCGCTGCTGCGGCAATTGCCTGTCGATTCAGTTGGCGGACGGATTGTACCGTTAGGGGAGCTGGCTGATTTGAAACTCGAAGAAACGCCTCCATCGGTCGAACATGACAACGTGCGGCGACGGACCTTTGTCGCTGCCAACGTTCGCGCCCGAGACGTTGCCAGTTTTGTCGGTGATGCAAAGCAGGCCGTGGCCGAACAAGTCGAGCTTCCAGTGGGCTATGAAATCCGGTGGGGCGGTGACTTCGAAAACTTGCAGTCCGCCAGTCGCCGCTTGCTCGTGATCACTCCGATTGTGTTGCTATTAATCTTTCTGTTGTTACACACGACGTTTCATCGTGTGTCGTTAGCGATGCTGATCTTTATGGCGGTGCCGATGGCGGCCAGCGGCGGCATCTTTGCACTGGCGCTACGTGAGATGCCGTTCAGTATCTCCGCCGGTGTCGGCTTCATTGCATTGTTCGGAGTCGCCGTGCTGAACGGTTTGGTCTGGGTAAGTGCGGCGGAAAATGCCCGCTTGGCGGGTTTGCCGATGGATCAAGTCACCGAGCAGACCGCGCTGAATCGTTTGCGGCCTGTGTTGATGACCGCATTGGTGGCCAGTTTCGGCTTCATTCCGATGGCGTTTTCGACCAGCGACGGAGCCGAGATGCAGCGTCCGCTGGCGACCGTGGTGATCGGCGGTCTGATCACCAGCACGTTACTAACCGGATTTGTGATCCCCGCGATTTACCCTTGGTTTGCCAAGGAAGTTAAGTCTGGCGAGGACGAAGCCAACGTTCCGGCATAG
- the tadA gene encoding tRNA adenosine(34) deaminase TadA, which translates to MFESDSYWMGRALELAFQAVDADEVPVGAIIVRDHSIIGAASNQRESLKDPTAHAEMIAITQAAAAVEDWRLEQTTLYVTLEPCIMCAGAILQSRIPRVVFGATDPKAGAVASMYRLLEDTRLNHRCLVTSGVMADRCGKVLTDFFASKRAMGKK; encoded by the coding sequence ATGTTCGAGTCTGACTCGTATTGGATGGGGCGAGCGCTCGAATTGGCTTTCCAGGCGGTGGATGCGGATGAAGTTCCGGTCGGCGCGATCATTGTTCGCGATCACTCGATCATCGGGGCGGCATCAAATCAACGTGAAAGCTTGAAGGATCCAACAGCGCATGCGGAAATGATCGCGATCACACAAGCTGCCGCCGCCGTCGAAGATTGGCGACTCGAGCAAACCACGCTTTATGTCACTCTTGAACCCTGCATCATGTGTGCGGGAGCCATCTTGCAGTCGCGAATCCCACGCGTCGTTTTCGGGGCGACTGACCCGAAGGCCGGTGCGGTGGCCAGCATGTACCGATTGCTCGAAGACACGCGGTTGAACCATCGCTGTTTGGTCACGTCCGGCGTGATGGCCGATCGCTGCGGTAAAGTGCTGACCGACTTTTTTGCCAGCAAACGAGCGATGGGGAAAAAGTAG
- a CDS encoding efflux RND transporter periplasmic adaptor subunit, with amino-acid sequence MQKKLRYAIGLCALVVSGAYFLWPRSEPPSMESADLGATEMDFATESAAEIRTVKLSPPKLASAAIQVETVKRTVLQPTCTLSGRLDYDQNRHVSIRSACEGILTEILGQPGNEVTRGQVVARIISPEVGQARSEVQSRLAALQLAENEQIRQSEICNGVQELVTLIRSGESPENIVTGMATESLGDYGRTLIEAYARMRSAIAIADGSREAADVGAIAGRIQTEREREKQTSEAALASLIDQALFDAKQQCKQSAAAAEAAQRDVDIALQRLNALLGPAARVVTQDSFSQVKNDTLSSVDLVSPIDGTVEERLLTATERVSVGVPIFTIADTSHLWAEADIRQSDWGAITVGLGQIVTITAPAIANTSFEGKVIVVGRRVDVATGAAPLVAAITSSDSRLRPGMFIRMIVPTNAARDVIAVPTKAVVVHENQTFVFVADSESEFRRVDVTTGEQQNEMTEITAGIKVGDQIVVEGVFKLKSEILLASEEE; translated from the coding sequence ATGCAAAAGAAATTGCGATATGCGATCGGGCTTTGCGCTCTCGTCGTCAGTGGTGCCTATTTTCTCTGGCCCCGCTCCGAACCACCGTCGATGGAATCAGCCGATTTGGGGGCAACCGAGATGGATTTTGCGACGGAGTCCGCTGCAGAGATTCGCACCGTCAAATTGTCACCGCCCAAATTGGCCTCGGCGGCAATCCAAGTCGAGACGGTCAAACGCACCGTGCTGCAACCGACCTGCACGTTGTCCGGTCGTTTGGACTATGACCAAAACCGACACGTTTCAATCCGTTCGGCATGCGAAGGAATCCTTACCGAGATTCTGGGCCAACCCGGCAACGAGGTCACGCGTGGGCAAGTGGTCGCTCGTATCATCAGTCCCGAAGTCGGCCAAGCACGCAGCGAGGTACAATCTCGCTTGGCTGCGTTGCAGTTGGCCGAGAATGAACAAATACGTCAATCCGAAATCTGCAATGGCGTCCAAGAGCTTGTCACATTGATTCGCAGCGGCGAATCCCCTGAAAACATTGTGACTGGAATGGCCACCGAGTCCTTGGGCGATTACGGCCGGACGTTGATCGAAGCGTACGCGAGAATGCGTTCGGCCATCGCGATCGCCGACGGATCACGCGAAGCCGCGGATGTCGGCGCGATTGCCGGGCGCATCCAAACCGAACGCGAGCGAGAGAAGCAAACCTCCGAAGCGGCACTCGCGTCCCTGATCGATCAAGCATTGTTCGATGCAAAACAACAGTGCAAACAGTCGGCTGCCGCCGCCGAAGCTGCACAGCGCGACGTGGATATTGCGCTACAGCGGCTCAACGCGCTGCTTGGTCCTGCGGCTCGCGTGGTGACACAAGATTCCTTTAGCCAAGTCAAAAACGACACGCTTTCCAGCGTCGACCTCGTCTCGCCGATCGACGGAACGGTCGAAGAGCGGTTATTGACGGCAACCGAACGCGTCTCGGTCGGCGTGCCCATCTTTACGATCGCAGACACTTCGCACTTATGGGCCGAAGCGGATATTCGTCAAAGCGATTGGGGGGCGATCACGGTGGGGCTCGGGCAAATCGTGACGATCACGGCGCCCGCCATTGCCAACACTTCATTCGAAGGCAAGGTCATCGTGGTCGGCCGCCGTGTGGATGTGGCGACTGGCGCTGCGCCGCTTGTGGCAGCGATCACGTCGTCGGATTCACGATTGCGTCCGGGGATGTTCATTCGCATGATCGTCCCGACCAATGCGGCTCGCGACGTGATCGCGGTTCCGACCAAAGCAGTCGTGGTACACGAGAATCAAACGTTTGTGTTTGTTGCTGACAGTGAATCCGAATTTCGACGCGTGGATGTCACGACGGGCGAACAGCAGAACGAGATGACCGAAATCACGGCGGGGATAAAGGTCGGCGATCAGATCGTGGTCGAAGGTGTCTTTAAACTCAAGAGCGAAATCCTTCTTGCCAGCGAGGAGGAGTAA